The genomic window ACGGTAAACTCATGCCCGTAAGCGTTTACCAGTGGCTTAGATTCGTTCATTCGGGACTGCGAAGCATACTGGTGCTATTCGAGCAGGCCAGAATGGGCGAAGATGAGGTGCTGGTGAACGCTTACTTACGGACGTGAATCAATCAGTCTCAGCAAATACCGGCCATAGCCGTTGTTCTCCAACGGCCGGGCAAGTTCTCTGACCTGGTCGGCGTCAATAAATCCCATTCGATAAGCTATCTCCTCGGGACAGGCAATCTTCATCCCCTGCCGCTCCTCAACAACCCGAAGAAAAACCGCCGCGTCAAGCAAAGATTGGTGGGTGCCGGTGTCCAGCCATGCCGTGCCCCGGCTCAACAGTTCAACCTTGAGTTTGTTCCGGCGGAGATAGACGTTGTTGATATCGGTTATTTCCAGTTCGCCGCGGGGTGACGGTTTTATCTTCCTGGCGATTCCGACCACATCGTTATCATAGAAATAAAGCCCGGTCACCGCATAGTTTGATTTCGGTTTTTCGGGTTTCTCTTCAATGTCGATCACCCGGTTTTGGGCGTCAAAACTGACCACCCCGTAGCGCTCCGGGTCCCGGACGGAGTAGCCGAAAATTGTTGCCCCCCGGGTGAGTTGCGCACATCGTTGCAGGGTCTGCGACAAACCGTGGCCATAAAAAATATTGTCTCCCAGGACCATACAGATCGGACGGTCGCCGATAAACTCTTCACCAATGATAAAGGCCTGGGCCAAGCCCTCCGGCCGGGGTTGTTCCGCATACTCAATGGATATGCCCCACTGGGCTCCGTCACCCAGAAGACGCTCGAACAGGGGCAGGTCCTCGGGGGTGGTTATCAGGAGAACCTCCCTGATCCCGGCCAGCATCAGGGTAGAGAGCGGATAATAGACCATCGGTTTGTCGTACACCGGCATTAACTGCTTGCTCACCGACCTGGTCAACGGATACAGGCGGGTGCCTGATCCTCCTGCGAGAATTATTCCTTTCATAGGTACGTGCCCATCCAGAAATGGCCCTTTCGCCCAATATCGGCGTCATACTCAAAAAATAATCCTCGTAATATCATTTAGATGACTCCGGTTGTTTTTTTCGCGATCCTTGATCTTTAACGAAATTGCTCATTACTGGACGGACCCTAGGCAAGAATAAGGTGTAAACATTCAGTAAACCCCCTCCTGTCGGGAAAGGGGTCTTCTTCTACCAACGGCCGCTCCATTGAGAAGGGCCGGCTGTTCATAAACAGGCTATCAAGCAGGAACTCGCTTCGCCGCAACGGCGATTCGGAACCCATAAGCATATCCTGCCGAAGTTGTTTCAATTTCCGCTTTTGCCGTCACGGCCGCGGCTCAGGGTCCGCTACACCGTTCGCTATAAGAAAACCCCTTTCCCGGTCCAATCTCAAACGTACGGGGTTTACCGAAACCTTACAATAAGGTTGTTGGTTCAATGATTATAACATGCTGTTCCTATTAACAAATAACTGTTAACGATTAACTGTTCTCTGTTTACTGTCCTGCAAATACTGATGGACGCGTAACAATCCAAAATGCTTCAAATGCCACCCAATAAAATCAACAAGTTACAACATGACACTCGTCCGTCTCGCGGGTTGTTGCGAGACCGACAAATACTCTTTCAAACTTTCCTGCCAGGACGGGATATCCGCTCCGGTCACCCTCTGGTATTTGTCTGTGGTCAGGGCCGAGAAGGCCGGTCTGGGCGCGGGCCGGGGGTACTCCTCGGTGCGGATCGGTGCCACGGACCGGACTTTAAGCTCCATCCCGCCCTGCGCCGCAAGGTGGATGATCTCCCTGGCAAACTCGAACCAACTGCACTGCCCAGTATCGGCAAAGTGGTACAGACCGTATATGGGTGAATGCTCTCCCGCTCCGGCCGAGGCAGTCTTAAGCAGTTGCAAGATTCCGCGGGCCAGGTCCCTGGTATAGGTGGGGCTGCCGACCTGATCCGCGACAATCTTTAACTCATCTTTCTCCCGGGCTAGCCGGAGAATGGTCTCCACGAAATTATTGCCGCCAGGTCCATACAGCCAACTGGTGCGGATAATAAAATACTTTTTCAGGCCGCTGTCCTGTACACTCTGTTCTCCCAGCAGCTTGGAACGCCCATAGGCCGAGCCGGGACCGGTGGCATCCTCTTCACGGTATGGCCGTCCGGCCTTGCCGTCGAACACATAATCCGACGAGATATGGACCAGGGTTGCCCCGATCTCCCGGGCCGCTTCGGCCAGAAACCCCGGACCGAGCCCGTTGACCTGCCTTGCCGACTCCTCCTCAAACTCACATTTATCCACCTCGGTGTATCCGGCGCAGTTGATAATGACCCGCGGCCGCAGGGCAGCCATCCGCCGGAGCACCTGGTCGCGGTCGGTGATATTCAGTTCCGAGCGGGCAAGGGAGACAATCCCGGCCGCTGCTGGCGCCTGCCAACGGACCATCCGGCCCAGCATACCTTGGCCGCCGACAAGTGCAATAATATTAGCGGTCGCCATACATCCGCTCATAATATTTTCGGTACGATCCGTCCAGAACCGATTCGCACCAGGTCCGGTTTTCAAGATACCAGGCAACGGTCTGTTTCAGGCCCCGGGCAAAGGTCATCAAGGGCTGCCAGCCCAGCCGGGTTCTTATCTTGGTGGCATTGATGGCGTAGCGTTGGTCATGACCGGGCCGGTCCTTTACAAAGGTAATCAGGGATGAGTGGGGAGCATGGGGGGACTCCGGCCTCAGTTCGTCCATGATGCCGCATACAAGCTCCACCACCTCCAGGTTGGTCTTTTCGCAGTTACCACCGATATTATAGGTCTCCCCGGCCTCGCCCTTTTCAAGCACCGTGAGGATGGCCCGGCAGTGGTCCTCAACGAACAGCCAGTCGCGGATATTTCCGCCGTTGCCGTAGATCGGCAGTTCCTTGCCCCGCAGACCGTTATTGATCATCAGGGGGATCAGTTTTTCCGGGAACTGGTAGGGGCCGTAATTATTGGAGCAGTTGGTGATCAGGGTCGGCAGGCCGTAGGTATGAAAATAGGCCCGGACCAGGTGGTCGGAGGCCGCCTTGCTGGCGGAATAGGGCGACCGGGGGGCATAGGGGGTTTCTTCGGTGAAACGTCCGTTTTCACCAAGGGAACCGTAGACCTCATCGGTGGAGACATGGAGGAAACGATACCGAGTGCTGAGCGCCGAGTGCTGAGCGCCGAGGTCCAGCCATGCCTTGCGGGCCGCTTCGAGCAGGGTAAAGGTGCCCTGGATATTGGTGCGGATGAACTCGGCCGGACCGGTGATGCTGCGGTCAACGTGGGACTCGGCGGCAAGATGCACCACAGTGTCGATTCCTTCGCCCTTGAAAATTCGCTCAACCAGTTCGGAATCGCAGATATCGCCCTGAATAAAAATATAACGGGGATCGGCTTCGATGCCGGCCAGGTTGGCCAAGTTGCCGGCATAGGTAAGCTTGTCCAGGTTAACCACCCGGCAGTCATCGAGACGATTCAGGGCCAGACGGATAAAGTTGCTGCCGATAAAGCCGCAACCGCCGGTAACCAGCATATGATGCATAAGCGCGATGCCTCTGAAACTTTTTTTCTTGGAAAGGAAAAACCGACCGGCATGGCAGGGCCGGCGCTTTGTAGCGACTTTCATATAAAAGGAAAAACATCATAATGGCAAGCAGGTTACGGGTCACGTTTTTTCTATCCACCCCGAGAAAGTGGCACGATATCTTTCACCTTGCGGACATCCCTTGACCCGCGGGCCGGAAGAAAGAATCACAGCCCCTTTATTTTTTTTACATTAACCTCTTGACACACAGGTGGAAAACACATTAAGTAGCTAACTAATAACCCGATGAGTTCATGTAATATCCGGTAATTAGTTTTTTAACATGGTTCTCGGCATTACATCGGGTTACAGGAGCAACTCCTGGTGCAGGGTGATTTTTTTCTTTACCTCATTTCTTCGCATCCTGCGAGGCTGATATATTTTATAGAATAGAAGTTATTAACCGTTGTAGACTTCCTTAACGGTTGCGAGCCTCACCAGCCGGTCTGCACCATATAAATTATTTTTAATAAACCACTTGGGGGTCGTCATGAAAAACATTGCGCTTTCTTTTCTCTTGTTGTTTCTCATTGCATCACCGCTGCAGGCCTTTGCCCAGTGCGGCGACGGCAACACCAACGTAACAACTCCGGCAACATATGCCCAGTTGGCACAACAGGCGGCGAGCCAGACAGTGGCGCCCAATGCCCAGGTCGCCGCGCAAAAGGCCCAGGAGATGGCAGCAGCGGCAATCGCGGCCACCGACCCGGATGTTAAGAAGGCATACGCTGCCGCGGCCCGGGCATACGCTGCCGCGGCCCAGGCCTATGTTTCTTCACCGGCCACCGCCGATAAGGCCTTCCAGATGGCGGAAAAGGCTGAAAAACTGGCCAAAGCGGCTGATAAGGCCGAAACCAAGGTGGTTCAAGAGGCCGCCGCTGCCGCTGCCGAGTCCTATGCCGTTGCCGCCGAGGCCTATCTTGCCGGGGATGGAACTCGGGCGGAAAATAACGCGCTTGCCTGTTACAATACCTATGTTGATGCGGTCAACCAGGCGACAAAGGACAAGGACAAGCGTGACGACCTCCTGAACATTACCAGTCCGACCCGGTAACAGAGATAAGCCGATGAAATTGTGTTTGAATATCTTTCACATAAAATTATTATAGACTTGAAGAGGACAAGCGTATGCAGAACTCTAAAGTATTGACTTTAATGGTGATGGGCGCTGCCGCGAGCTATACCTTTCTCTCGGCGCAACCCGTTGATGCTACAATGAATTTCGGCCGGTTGTCAGTGGTGCCGAGCCTCGGCCTATCACAGGAGTACAATGACAATATCTACCTCACAAAGACCAACGAGCAGAGCGACGCCCTCACCCATATCCAGCCCCGCTTGAAGGCCGAGTATAAATTTTCCGGCGACCGGGGCGAGATCGGCCTGGATTATACGGGGGACTGGGCGTTTCATCGTGATACTCCGAAAAACGACTACAGCACCCACAGCCTGACCGCCAACCTTGGTCTGGAGCTGGTCAAAGGGTTCAAGATCAGTTTGCAGGACGACCTGCTTGGCAGCAGTGATCCCTACGGCAGCCAGGGCAGCTACGGGGTCGGCTCCACCAAG from Desulfobacterales bacterium includes these protein-coding regions:
- the rfbA gene encoding glucose-1-phosphate thymidylyltransferase RfbA, which codes for MKGIILAGGSGTRLYPLTRSVSKQLMPVYDKPMVYYPLSTLMLAGIREVLLITTPEDLPLFERLLGDGAQWGISIEYAEQPRPEGLAQAFIIGEEFIGDRPICMVLGDNIFYGHGLSQTLQRCAQLTRGATIFGYSVRDPERYGVVSFDAQNRVIDIEEKPEKPKSNYAVTGLYFYDNDVVGIARKIKPSPRGELEITDINNVYLRRNKLKVELLSRGTAWLDTGTHQSLLDAAVFLRVVEERQGMKIACPEEIAYRMGFIDADQVRELARPLENNGYGRYLLRLIDSRP
- the rfbD gene encoding dTDP-4-dehydrorhamnose reductase; amino-acid sequence: MATANIIALVGGQGMLGRMVRWQAPAAAGIVSLARSELNITDRDQVLRRMAALRPRVIINCAGYTEVDKCEFEEESARQVNGLGPGFLAEAAREIGATLVHISSDYVFDGKAGRPYREEDATGPGSAYGRSKLLGEQSVQDSGLKKYFIIRTSWLYGPGGNNFVETILRLAREKDELKIVADQVGSPTYTRDLARGILQLLKTASAGAGEHSPIYGLYHFADTGQCSWFEFAREIIHLAAQGGMELKVRSVAPIRTEEYPRPAPRPAFSALTTDKYQRVTGADIPSWQESLKEYLSVSQQPARRTSVML
- the rfbB gene encoding dTDP-glucose 4,6-dehydratase, encoding MHHMLVTGGCGFIGSNFIRLALNRLDDCRVVNLDKLTYAGNLANLAGIEADPRYIFIQGDICDSELVERIFKGEGIDTVVHLAAESHVDRSITGPAEFIRTNIQGTFTLLEAARKAWLDLGAQHSALSTRYRFLHVSTDEVYGSLGENGRFTEETPYAPRSPYSASKAASDHLVRAYFHTYGLPTLITNCSNNYGPYQFPEKLIPLMINNGLRGKELPIYGNGGNIRDWLFVEDHCRAILTVLEKGEAGETYNIGGNCEKTNLEVVELVCGIMDELRPESPHAPHSSLITFVKDRPGHDQRYAINATKIRTRLGWQPLMTFARGLKQTVAWYLENRTWCESVLDGSYRKYYERMYGDR